The Clostridia bacterium genome contains the following window.
CCCGGCGCTGACGCTGTACGCGTTCTCGGCGGAGAACTGGAAGCGGCCGGCGTCGGAAGTGGAGTTTCTCTGGAAGCTCCTCGCGGACACGTTTCAGCACGACCTCCCGGAGTTGAAGACGAACGGCGTCCGCGTCCGCGTTCTGGGCGAGCGCGACGGCCTGCCGCCGGGGGTCGTGTCCGCGCTGCGCGCGGCCGAGGAGGAGACGGCGGCCAACACCGGGTTGCAGGCGGCCTTCGCCGTGAACTACGGCGCGCGGCAGGACATCCTGCGGGTTGTGCGCGCCGCCGTGCGGCTCGCGAAGGATGGCCGGCTGAAGGTGGAAGACGTCGATGAAGCATGGGTCAACGCGCAGCTGTCGACGGCCGGCCTGCCGGAGCTCGACCTTCTCATCCGCTCGGGCGGCGAGATGCGCGTCAGCAATTTCCTTCTCTGGGAACTCGCGTACGCGGAGTTCTGGAGCACGCCGGTGCTGTGGCCGGATTTCACGGCGGAGGACTTCTACCGGGCGATCGCGGACTTTCAGCAGCGCGAGCGCCGGTTCGGTGGCATTCCGGAATGAGCGAGCTCACGCTCCGCGTGTTGACGGCGGTGGTCGGGGTGCCGCTGGTCCTCGGTGCCGTGTACGTCGGCGGCGCCGCGGCGTTCGCGCTCGCGTGGGTGGCGGCCACGGCGGTGGCCTTCGAGTTCGCCGGCATCGCGCGCGGCCTTTGGGGCGCCTGGTGGCCGCTGCCGTCGATGGCCGCGGGCTGGCTCGTCCTTGGCGGGGCGTGGCTGGACGGCGTGCGGGGCTGGGCCACGGGCGTCGCGGGCGCGACCCTGCTCCTCGGCGCATGGGGCGTGATGCGCGCCGCGCGGCGGGACCCGGCCCCCGCCGTGCAGGCATGGGCGGCCGGGGCCACGTACGTGCTCGTGGCGCCGGCGCCGTACGCCTTCTTCATCCTCCTCCGGCAGATCGGCCGGCCGCACCTCCTCTGGCCGATTCTCGTGATCTGGGCGGCGGACATGGCCGCATACTTCATAGGCAGGGCCTGGGGCCGCCATCGCCTGGCGCCGCGGGTGAGCCCCGGGAAGTCGTGGGAGGGCCTCGCGGCGGCGCTCGCCGCCGGGGCGGCCGTCGGGTACGGCGTGGCCCGGCTCGCGGGG
Protein-coding sequences here:
- the uppS gene encoding di-trans,poly-cis-decaprenylcistransferase; translation: MDGNGRWAKQRGLARSEGHRAGVEAVRRVIRAAAQMGIPALTLYAFSAENWKRPASEVEFLWKLLADTFQHDLPELKTNGVRVRVLGERDGLPPGVVSALRAAEEETAANTGLQAAFAVNYGARQDILRVVRAAVRLAKDGRLKVEDVDEAWVNAQLSTAGLPELDLLIRSGGEMRVSNFLLWELAYAEFWSTPVLWPDFTAEDFYRAIADFQQRERRFGGIPE
- a CDS encoding phosphatidate cytidylyltransferase yields the protein MSELTLRVLTAVVGVPLVLGAVYVGGAAAFALAWVAATAVAFEFAGIARGLWGAWWPLPSMAAGWLVLGGAWLDGVRGWATGVAGATLLLGAWGVMRAARRDPAPAVQAWAAGATYVLVAPAPYAFFILLRQIGRPHLLWPILVIWAADMAAYFIGRAWGRHRLAPRVSPGKSWEGLAAALAAGAAVGYGVARLAGWPPVALALASAGLVVAGTVGDLFESAFKRAAGRKDAGGLLPGHGGVWDRFDSLAFAMPVAWWLWQTWLP